From one Pristis pectinata isolate sPriPec2 chromosome 12, sPriPec2.1.pri, whole genome shotgun sequence genomic stretch:
- the lzts2a gene encoding leucine zipper putative tumor suppressor 2a, producing the protein MAMVQAMPIASEHQSPESGTSLQTSAPSPALPSTMGSVGSLVSGRNYHDKHCKATEYSSKCRKTSQIQNIFRQQDGHLKNGYSQDCIGGMATRKQHGNYAHLKDDRRNGGWNMIESPASPCSDPEDLREGKSVNGNIRGPPPKIIPVSGKLEKNIEKNLIRPTAFKPVMPKNRNSVQYLVPRPTNGLSDSQGSLNIVFNGNSLGSVSCAEKRNSLQSYGCPRSSAQSGNLSDSGRNSLSSLPTYSTGCSQQLEVVSSSTGHINLEGGGGQQGFHERGAVSLNGLSNSDSGRSSSSKSTASLSGRALPLSDGERSPGASHDLVVRELEERLREREAELRQLRESLEENEAALCQIYEEKQRRCEQEMEELRQSCAGKLRQSSQKAQRVQQVLQLQVYQLQQEKKKLQEDFTQLLQERELLEKKCASIEKEQTELGPRLEETKWEVCQKSGEISLLKQQLKDSQADLAMKSNEIVSLKAQLREIRAELQDHEDEIHEFRDSVHTKTLELEVCENELQRKKNEAELLREKVGKLEQETTGLREALGNTRHAIGPYPEREDAFLMYESDEAKVQRQNADNQQSLRQQMEKLRAELMYERRRSETQLQNFEVERRTWQGEKEKVIRYQKQLQHNYIQMYRRNRELEREMRQLSLELEARELDDLEVRNEDIRFDEITATEI; encoded by the exons ATGGCAATGGTTCAAGCGATGCCCATAGCTTCTGAGCATCAGAGTCCGGAGAGTGGGACGAGCCTGCAGACTTCTGCACCATCGCCAGCCTTGCCGAGCACCATGGGTAGTGTTGGCAGCCTTGTCTCGGGACGCAACTATCATGACAAGCACTGCAAAGCCACAGAGTACAGCAGCAAGTGTCGCAAAACCAGCCAGATACAGAACATTTTCAGGCAACAGGATGGGCACCTAAAAAATGGCTACTCTCAGGACTGCATTGGTGGAATGGCGACCAGGAAGCAGCATGGGAACTATGCACACTTAAAAGACGACCGACGCAATGGAGGCTGGAATATGATAGAGTCGCCTGCCAGTCCTTGCAGTGATCCCGAGGACTTGCGGGAGGGAAAGTCGGTCAATGGAAACATCCGGGGTCCTCCTCCAAAGATAATTCCGGTGTCGGGCAAGCTTGAGAAG AACATTGAGAAAAACCTGATCAGGCCAACAGCATTCAAGCCTGTTATGCCCAAGAACAGGAACTCTGTCCAGTACCTCGTTCCCCGTCCTACCAATGGATTGTCGGACAGTCAAGGGAGCCTAAATATCGTCTTCAATGGAAATTCGCTGGGGTCCGTCAGCTGTGCTGAGAAACGGAACTCGCTCCAGAGCTACGGTTGTCCCCGGAGCAGCGCGCAGTCAGGAAACCTGTCGGACTCTGGGAGGAACTCTTTGTCCAGCCTGCCCACCTACAGCACGGGCTGCAGCCAGCAGCTGGAGGTGGTCAGCTCCTCCACGGGGCACATCAACCTGGAGGGAGGCGGAGGTCAGCAAGGCTTCCACGAGAGGGGCGCCGTCTCACTGAACGGCCTGTCCAACTCAGACAGCGGCCGCTCTTCCTCCAGCAAGAGCACGGCCTCGCTGAGCGGCCGCGCTCTGCCGCTGTCGGACGGCGAGCGCTCGCCCGGCGCCAGCCACGACCTGGTGGTGCGGGAGCTGGAGGAGAGGCTGCGGGAGCGCGAGGCCGAGCTGCGGCAGCTGAGGGAGAGCCTGGAGGAGAACGAGGCGGCCCTGTGCCAGATCTACGAGGAGAAGCAGCGGCGCTGCGAGCAGGAGATGGAGGAGCTGCGGCAGAGCTGCGCCGGCAAGCTGCGGCAGAGCTCGCAGAAGGCGCAGCGGGTGCAGCAAGTGCTGCAGCTGCAGGTCTACCAGCTGCAGCAGGAGAAGAAGAAGCTGCAGGAGGATTTCACCCAGCTGCTGCAGGAGCGCGAGCTCCTCGAGAAGAAGTGCGCCTCCATCGAGAAGGAGCAGACAGAGCTGGGGCCGCGGCTTGAGGAGACCAAGTGGGAG GTTTGTCAGAAGTCCGGGGAGATTTCGCTCCTGAAGCAACAGCTAAAAGACTCCCAGGCTGATCTGGCCATGAAGAGCAATGAAATAGTCTCCTTGAAAGCACAGCTCCGTGAGATACGAGCCGAGTTACAGGACCACGAGGACGAGATTCACGAGTTCCGAGATTCGGTCCACACCAAGACCTTGGAGCTGGAGGTGTGCGAGAACGAACTTCAGCGCAAGAAGAATGAGGCTGAACTTTTAAGGGAGAAGGTGGGCAAGCTGGAGCAGGAGACCACTGGCCTGAGGGAAGCTCTGGGCAACACGAGACATGCAATTGGTCCCTACCCTGAGCGGGAGGACGCTTTCCTGATGTACGAGAGCGACGAAGCCAAGGTCCAGCGGCAAAACGCAGACAACCAACAGAGCCTTAGACAGCAAATGGAAAAGCTGAGGGCTGAACTCATGTACGAAAGGAGGAGGAGCGAGACTCAGCTGCAGAACTTTGAGGTGGAGCGGCGCACGTGGcaaggagagaaggagaaagtgaTTAGGTACCAAAAACAGCTCCAGCACAACTACATCCAGATGTACAGGAGGAACCGGGagctggagagagaaatgaggcAACTCAGTCTGGAACTGGAAGCCAGGGAATTAGATGACCTTGAAGTGCGAAACGAAGACATTCGATTTGATGAGATCACGGCAACAGAAAtctaa